A region of Cheilinus undulatus linkage group 10, ASM1832078v1, whole genome shotgun sequence DNA encodes the following proteins:
- the LOC121516228 gene encoding septin-8-A-like isoform X2: MAANEVDVFANEEKRNLELRGHVGFDSLPDQLVSKSVAQGFCFNILCVGETGIGKSTLMNTLFNTTFENEEASHYEKEVQLRPQMYNLQESNVKLKLTIVHTVGFGDQINKEDSYKPILEYIDTQFEKYLEEEMKIKRSLFNCHDTRIHICLYFIAPNGHSLKSLDLVTMKKLDSKVNIIPVIAKADTVSRSELDKLKIKIMSELVSNGVQIYQFPTEDEAVAEINSSMNTHLPFAVVGSVEDVKVGNKMVKARLYPWGSVQVENENHCDFVKLREMLLRVNMEDLREQTHARHYELYRRCKLEEMGFKDTDPDSQSFSLQETYETKRKEFLVDLQRKEEEMRQMFVNKVKETEAELKEKEKELHERFEQLKRMHQEEKKNLEEKRRELEEEMNAFNRRKVAAETLMGQALQGCSQPFKKDKDKKN; the protein is encoded by the exons ATGGCGGCCAATGAGGTTGATGTTTTCGCA AATGAAGAGAAGCGAAACTTGGAGCTCAGAGGCCATGTTGGGTTTGACAGTCTCCCTGATCAGCTGGTCAGCAAGTCAGTCGCTCAGGGATTCTGCTTTAACATCCTTTGCGTAG GTGAGACTGGGATTGGCAAGTCCACATTAATGAACACTCTCTTCAATACAACATTTGAAAACGAGGAAGCCAGCCACTATGAGAAAGAGGTACAGTTACGCCCTCAAATGTACAATCTGCAGGAGAGCAACGTCAAGCTCAAGCTGACCATTGTGCACACTGTGGGGTTCGGAGACCAGATCAACAAAGAAGACAG CTACAAACCCATTCTTGAGTATATTGATACTCAGTTTGAAAAGTACCTTGAagaggaaatgaaaataaaacgcTCCCTGTTTAACTGCCATGACACAAGAATCCACATCTGCCTGTATTTCATCGCCCCTAACGGGCACTCCCTGAAGTCCTTGGATCTTGTTACAATGAAGAAACTGGACAGCAAG GTAAACATCATCCCTGTTATTGCAAAGGCAGACACGGTGTCCAGGAGTGAACTGGACaaattaaagatcaaaataatgAGTGAGCTGGTCAGTAATGGAGTGCAGATTTATCAGTTTCCCACAGAGGATGAAGCTGTTGCAGAAATCAACTCCTCCATGAAT ACACATCTTCCCTTTGCTGTGGTTGGAAGTGTTGAAGACGTTAAAGTTGGCAATAAGATGGTGAAAGCGCGGCTGTACCCCTGGGGATCAGTACAGG TGGAAAATGAAAACCACTGTGATTTTGTGAAGCTGAGGGAGATGCTGCTGCGTGTGAACATGGAGGATCTCCGAGAGCAAACGCATGCTCGACACTATGAGCTCTACCGTCGCTGCAAGCTGGAAGAGATGGGCTTCAAGGACACAGACCCAGACAGCCAATCATTCAG CCTCCAGGAAACATATGAAACCAAGAGGAAGGAGTTTCTTGTGGATCTGCAGCGCAAAGAGGAAGAAATGAgacagatgtttgtcaacaaaGTGAAGGAGACAGAAGCAGAGctcaaagaaaaggaaaaggag CTCCATGAGAGGTTCGAGCAGTTGAAGCGAATGcaccaggaagaaaaaaagaatctgGAGGAGAAAAGACGAGAgctagaggaggagatgaatgCCTTCAACAGAAGAAAGGTCGCAGCGGAGACACTGATGGGACAAGCACTGCAAGGTTGCTCACAGCCATTCAAGAAGGACAAGGACAAGAAGAA
- the LOC121516228 gene encoding septin-8-A-like isoform X1: MAANEVDVFANEEKRNLELRGHVGFDSLPDQLVSKSVAQGFCFNILCVGETGIGKSTLMNTLFNTTFENEEASHYEKEVQLRPQMYNLQESNVKLKLTIVHTVGFGDQINKEDSYKPILEYIDTQFEKYLEEEMKIKRSLFNCHDTRIHICLYFIAPNGHSLKSLDLVTMKKLDSKVNIIPVIAKADTVSRSELDKLKIKIMSELVSNGVQIYQFPTEDEAVAEINSSMNTHLPFAVVGSVEDVKVGNKMVKARLYPWGSVQVENENHCDFVKLREMLLRVNMEDLREQTHARHYELYRRCKLEEMGFKDTDPDSQSFSLQETYETKRKEFLVDLQRKEEEMRQMFVNKVKETEAELKEKEKELHERFEQLKRMHQEEKKNLEEKRRELEEEMNAFNRRKVAAETLMGQALQGCSQPFKKDKDKKNFFSLPSACSLTSGRNLN; this comes from the exons ATGGCGGCCAATGAGGTTGATGTTTTCGCA AATGAAGAGAAGCGAAACTTGGAGCTCAGAGGCCATGTTGGGTTTGACAGTCTCCCTGATCAGCTGGTCAGCAAGTCAGTCGCTCAGGGATTCTGCTTTAACATCCTTTGCGTAG GTGAGACTGGGATTGGCAAGTCCACATTAATGAACACTCTCTTCAATACAACATTTGAAAACGAGGAAGCCAGCCACTATGAGAAAGAGGTACAGTTACGCCCTCAAATGTACAATCTGCAGGAGAGCAACGTCAAGCTCAAGCTGACCATTGTGCACACTGTGGGGTTCGGAGACCAGATCAACAAAGAAGACAG CTACAAACCCATTCTTGAGTATATTGATACTCAGTTTGAAAAGTACCTTGAagaggaaatgaaaataaaacgcTCCCTGTTTAACTGCCATGACACAAGAATCCACATCTGCCTGTATTTCATCGCCCCTAACGGGCACTCCCTGAAGTCCTTGGATCTTGTTACAATGAAGAAACTGGACAGCAAG GTAAACATCATCCCTGTTATTGCAAAGGCAGACACGGTGTCCAGGAGTGAACTGGACaaattaaagatcaaaataatgAGTGAGCTGGTCAGTAATGGAGTGCAGATTTATCAGTTTCCCACAGAGGATGAAGCTGTTGCAGAAATCAACTCCTCCATGAAT ACACATCTTCCCTTTGCTGTGGTTGGAAGTGTTGAAGACGTTAAAGTTGGCAATAAGATGGTGAAAGCGCGGCTGTACCCCTGGGGATCAGTACAGG TGGAAAATGAAAACCACTGTGATTTTGTGAAGCTGAGGGAGATGCTGCTGCGTGTGAACATGGAGGATCTCCGAGAGCAAACGCATGCTCGACACTATGAGCTCTACCGTCGCTGCAAGCTGGAAGAGATGGGCTTCAAGGACACAGACCCAGACAGCCAATCATTCAG CCTCCAGGAAACATATGAAACCAAGAGGAAGGAGTTTCTTGTGGATCTGCAGCGCAAAGAGGAAGAAATGAgacagatgtttgtcaacaaaGTGAAGGAGACAGAAGCAGAGctcaaagaaaaggaaaaggag CTCCATGAGAGGTTCGAGCAGTTGAAGCGAATGcaccaggaagaaaaaaagaatctgGAGGAGAAAAGACGAGAgctagaggaggagatgaatgCCTTCAACAGAAGAAAGGTCGCAGCGGAGACACTGATGGGACAAGCACTGCAAGGTTGCTCACAGCCATTCAAGAAGGACAAGGACAAGAAGAA